Proteins encoded within one genomic window of Bradyrhizobium sp. CB1717:
- a CDS encoding electron transfer flavoprotein subunit alpha/FixB family protein — MSNVTRTAMPAAAGRAGAKKELPEHFKAYKHVWVFVELERGRVHPVSWELMGAGRRLADRLKVNLAAVVIGPEGQHTRNAALDAFCYGADMAYLVSDNVLSDYRNESYTKALTELVNTYKPEILLLGATTLGRDLAGSVATTLSTGLTADCTALDVDADGSLAATRPTFGGSLLCTIYTLNYRPQMATVRPRVMPMPERVVRDAARIIVHPLGLVEDDIVTKVLSFLPDRDAETSNLAYADVVVAGGLGLGSPENFRLVRELATLLGAEYGCSRPLVQKGWVTSDRQIGQTGKTIRPKLYIAAGISGAIQHRVGVEGADLIVAVNTDKNAPIFDFAHLAIVSDAIQLLPALTAAFRARLLPNSRARIAV, encoded by the coding sequence ATGAGCAATGTCACCAGAACGGCCATGCCGGCGGCGGCCGGTCGCGCAGGGGCCAAAAAAGAACTGCCGGAGCACTTTAAGGCCTACAAGCACGTCTGGGTCTTCGTCGAGCTGGAGCGCGGCCGGGTGCATCCGGTCTCCTGGGAGCTCATGGGGGCGGGCCGCAGGCTGGCCGACAGGCTAAAGGTGAATCTTGCTGCTGTCGTTATCGGTCCGGAGGGGCAGCACACACGTAACGCCGCGCTTGACGCATTTTGCTATGGCGCCGATATGGCCTATCTCGTGAGCGACAATGTTTTGTCGGATTACCGCAACGAATCCTACACCAAAGCGCTAACCGAACTCGTCAACACCTACAAGCCCGAGATCCTACTGTTGGGGGCGACGACGCTCGGTCGCGATCTCGCAGGTTCCGTGGCGACGACTCTGTCGACGGGGCTCACAGCCGACTGCACCGCGCTGGACGTCGACGCCGATGGTTCGCTGGCGGCGACGCGTCCGACCTTTGGCGGCTCGCTGCTCTGCACGATCTATACCTTGAATTATCGTCCGCAGATGGCAACCGTCCGCCCGCGGGTCATGCCGATGCCTGAGCGCGTCGTACGCGATGCCGCTCGTATCATCGTCCATCCGCTCGGTCTCGTGGAAGATGACATTGTCACGAAGGTATTGTCGTTCCTACCCGACCGCGATGCAGAGACCTCCAATCTGGCCTATGCCGATGTCGTGGTTGCGGGCGGCCTGGGACTGGGATCGCCTGAGAACTTTCGGTTGGTGCGCGAGCTCGCAACTCTGCTTGGCGCTGAATATGGCTGCTCGCGTCCTCTCGTGCAAAAAGGGTGGGTTACGTCTGACCGGCAAATCGGCCAGACGGGCAAAACCATCCGGCCGAAGCTCTATATTGCCGCCGGCATTTCCGGCGCGATCCAGCACCGGGTTGGCGTGGAGGGTGCGGATCTGATCGTCGCCGTCAATACTGATAAGAACGCTCCGATCTTTGACTTCGCCCATCTCGCGATCGTCAGTGACGCCATTCAATTGCTACCGGCGCTGACGGCCGCATTTCGCGCTCGGCTTTTGCCGAATTCGCGCGCCCGGATCGCTGTCTAG
- the nifW gene encoding nitrogenase stabilizing/protective protein NifW, whose amino-acid sequence MINSSPAIGILDRLSKASSAEDFFSLLGVDYDPKIVNVARLHILKRMGQYFAEEQFAGAAEPEIRARCKAMLERAYADFVASSPIDQRVFKVLKEAAADPKKAAAFVPLSELK is encoded by the coding sequence ATGATCAACTCATCCCCGGCAATCGGTATCCTCGATCGGCTCAGCAAGGCCTCATCGGCGGAGGATTTTTTTTCGCTACTTGGCGTCGATTACGATCCTAAGATCGTGAATGTCGCGCGCCTTCACATCTTAAAGCGCATGGGACAATACTTTGCAGAAGAGCAATTTGCAGGTGCCGCAGAGCCGGAAATCAGAGCTCGGTGCAAGGCGATGCTGGAGCGGGCCTATGCCGATTTCGTGGCATCGTCACCGATCGACCAGCGAGTGTTCAAGGTTTTGAAGGAGGCGGCCGCAGACCCTAAGAAGGCGGCGGCCTTTGTCCCATTGAGCGAGCTGAAGTGA